One stretch of Cohnella algarum DNA includes these proteins:
- a CDS encoding NPP1 family protein: protein MKKGRNLRKRAAGLAMAAVLAFTGAVFPENKAGAASDLDLAYRWAPVHIQDTDSTDYDADFLTAVDFDGDWNASNNWENQATDVNRLKGTAYYSIVETSTHWYILYAFYHPRDWTDFPFFGLDEHENDMEGLVSVVRKDGTEYGKLEAMVTTFHKDFYSFKPADSAYTNGEETIDGTVRFQNYGGFDRPVTFQEAKAHGIKAWDGTSYANTDVVYYYPSKDTAEVPEGGNDRDVKYKLVNIFEPNGLWDHRNDPLTFSSWGSFNGNNGTGGANAPWGWGDQNDSSLLTGGEMATDPAELISIYFGNRGSFSTVYTRNPYNG from the coding sequence ATGAAAAAAGGACGGAATTTGCGGAAACGGGCCGCAGGGCTTGCGATGGCGGCGGTACTGGCATTTACAGGCGCGGTTTTTCCGGAAAACAAGGCGGGCGCGGCAAGCGACCTCGATCTGGCCTACCGGTGGGCGCCGGTTCATATCCAGGATACGGACAGCACCGATTACGACGCGGACTTTTTGACCGCTGTCGATTTCGACGGCGACTGGAACGCCTCGAACAATTGGGAAAACCAGGCGACGGACGTGAACCGCCTGAAAGGAACCGCGTATTACTCGATCGTCGAAACGTCCACGCACTGGTACATTCTTTACGCGTTTTACCACCCGCGGGACTGGACGGACTTCCCGTTTTTCGGATTGGACGAGCATGAGAACGATATGGAAGGGCTGGTGTCCGTCGTTCGCAAGGACGGCACCGAATACGGCAAGCTGGAAGCGATGGTCACGACGTTCCATAAGGATTTCTACTCGTTCAAGCCGGCTGACAGCGCGTATACGAACGGCGAAGAGACGATCGACGGCACGGTCCGCTTCCAGAACTACGGCGGCTTCGATCGCCCGGTGACGTTCCAGGAAGCGAAGGCGCACGGCATCAAGGCATGGGACGGGACGAGCTATGCGAATACCGATGTCGTCTATTATTATCCGAGCAAGGATACGGCCGAGGTGCCGGAAGGCGGCAACGATCGCGACGTGAAGTACAAGCTGGTGAACATATTCGAACCGAACGGCCTGTGGGATCATCGGAACGATCCGTTAACCTTCTCGAGCTGGGGCTCGTTCAACGGCAACAACGGAACGGGCGGCGCCAATGCGCCTTGGGGCTGGGGCGACCAGAACGACAGCAGCCTGCTGACGGGCGGCGAAATGGCGACCGATCCGGCGGAACTCATCTCCATCTATTTCGGCAACCGGGGGTCGTTCAGCACCGTTTATACGCGAAATCCTTACAACGGCTAG
- a CDS encoding ABC transporter ATP-binding protein, with protein MARARPAAAGVTKEGAAPGADLPAAEVKGLRVGFRTEAGIVQAVNGIDLAIPRGRTLALVGESGCGKSVTGKALLALFPKHAETEGEIWLAPEGETGASGRFDLLKLKPNGKEMRAVRGGTVSMIFQEPMTALSPLHTVGDQIMENVLLHRTRSRKEAKEIALDMMRRVGISVPEQRFRQYPHEFSGGMRQRAMIAMALSCRPALLVADEPTTALDVTIQAQVLELMKQLQREMGMAILFITHDLGVVAETADEVAVMYLGRIVERAPVRELFRDPKHPYTKGLLRSIPRIGGGESRLASIEGTVPLPLGRPPMCGFYERCPDRIEGLCNRHNVPETLAGDRHRVRCFLYGGAEAAEASSEGEARRIPGGEAKEMESDG; from the coding sequence ATGGCGCGGGCGAGACCGGCAGCTGCCGGCGTAACGAAAGAAGGAGCGGCCCCCGGTGCGGACCTGCCGGCCGCCGAGGTGAAGGGGCTGCGCGTCGGCTTCCGGACGGAGGCGGGCATCGTGCAGGCGGTGAACGGGATCGACCTTGCGATCCCCCGCGGGCGAACGCTTGCGCTCGTCGGCGAGTCGGGCTGCGGCAAAAGCGTGACGGGCAAAGCGCTGCTGGCGCTGTTTCCGAAGCACGCCGAGACGGAGGGAGAAATCTGGCTTGCGCCGGAAGGCGAAACGGGCGCGTCCGGCCGCTTCGATCTGCTGAAACTGAAGCCGAACGGCAAGGAAATGCGCGCCGTGCGCGGCGGCACGGTGTCGATGATTTTCCAGGAGCCGATGACGGCGCTTTCGCCCCTGCATACAGTCGGGGATCAAATCATGGAGAACGTGCTGCTGCACCGTACCCGCAGCCGCAAGGAAGCGAAGGAAATCGCGCTCGACATGATGCGGCGCGTCGGCATCTCCGTGCCCGAGCAGCGGTTTCGCCAATATCCGCATGAATTTTCCGGCGGCATGCGGCAGCGCGCCATGATCGCCATGGCGCTGTCGTGCCGGCCCGCGCTGCTCGTCGCGGACGAACCGACGACGGCGCTCGACGTCACGATTCAGGCGCAGGTGCTCGAGCTGATGAAGCAGCTGCAGCGGGAAATGGGCATGGCGATCCTGTTCATTACGCACGATCTTGGCGTGGTCGCGGAAACCGCCGACGAAGTAGCGGTCATGTACTTGGGACGCATCGTCGAGAGAGCGCCCGTGCGCGAGCTGTTCCGCGATCCGAAGCATCCGTACACGAAGGGGCTGCTGCGTTCGATTCCGAGGATCGGCGGCGGGGAGAGCCGGCTGGCCTCGATCGAAGGCACGGTGCCGCTGCCGCTCGGACGCCCCCCGATGTGCGGGTTTTACGAGCGCTGCCCGGACCGGATCGAGGGGCTTTGCAACCGGCATAACGTCCCGGAAACGCTCGCGGGCGACCGGCACCGGGTCCGCTGCTTTCTATACGGAGGGGCGGAGGCGGCCGAAGCGAGCTCGGAAGGCGAAGCGCGCCGCATCCCCGGCGGCGAGGCAAAGGAGATGGAATCGGATGGCTGA
- a CDS encoding HAD family hydrolase: protein MREKKALVVFLDCGDTLVDEGSEVKDENGIVLRADLIPGAKETVRTLYERGYTLALVADGAAQSFKNTLTQNGIYDYFDAMIYSETIKATKPDRRMFKAAVGALDLGEADYGRIVMVGNNLSRDVKGARAFGIASVFLAWTPRYPHVPADESERPDYVIHEPLELLELVERLNEAVEGRLMQIDRQRR from the coding sequence ATGAGGGAGAAAAAGGCTCTCGTCGTGTTTCTGGATTGCGGCGATACGCTGGTGGACGAAGGCAGCGAAGTGAAGGACGAGAACGGCATCGTGCTGCGGGCGGACCTGATTCCGGGAGCGAAGGAGACGGTCCGAACGCTCTACGAAAGAGGCTATACGCTCGCGCTGGTGGCGGACGGGGCGGCTCAGTCGTTCAAAAATACGTTGACGCAGAACGGCATTTACGATTATTTCGACGCGATGATCTACTCGGAGACGATCAAGGCGACCAAGCCCGACCGCCGCATGTTCAAGGCGGCCGTCGGGGCGCTCGATCTCGGAGAGGCCGACTACGGCCGGATCGTCATGGTCGGCAACAACCTGAGCCGGGACGTCAAAGGCGCCCGGGCGTTCGGCATCGCCTCGGTTTTTCTCGCTTGGACCCCGCGTTATCCGCACGTGCCCGCCGACGAAAGCGAGCGTCCGGATTACGTCATCCATGAGCCGCTCGAGCTGCTGGAGCTCGTCGAGCGATTGAACGAGGCCGTCGAGGGCCGTTTGATGCAAATCGATCGTCAAAGGAGGTGA
- a CDS encoding ABC transporter ATP-binding protein, translating into MAETLLQVEGLTKLYPGKRKNAPIRAVADVTFEVRRGEVFSLVGESGCGKTTLGRCIVRGLEASSGRVLYTPEEGETVDFLSADKRTYKRLRKELQLIFQDPYSSLNPRMTVFDIISEPLRANARLGRRELEERVAAIAAKTGLDPQYLRRYPHAFSGGQRQRIGIARALVTEPKLVVCDEAVSALDVSIQAQIINLLKDLREQLNMTYLFISHDLSVVEHLSDRVAVMYLGRIVELAPKNELFARPLHPYTQSLLSAVPLPDPELARERLLLEGEVPNPADPPSGCAFHPRCPFRTERCEREAPPFREIMPERLAACHYAGELALPGAIGTKKEAAE; encoded by the coding sequence ATGGCTGAAACGCTGCTTCAGGTGGAAGGATTGACGAAGCTTTACCCGGGAAAGCGCAAAAATGCGCCGATTCGGGCGGTGGCGGACGTTACGTTCGAGGTCCGGCGGGGCGAAGTGTTCAGCCTCGTCGGGGAATCGGGCTGCGGCAAGACGACGCTCGGACGCTGCATCGTCCGCGGGCTCGAAGCGAGCTCCGGCCGGGTGCTGTACACGCCGGAAGAAGGGGAGACGGTCGATTTTTTATCGGCGGACAAGCGCACGTACAAGCGGCTGCGCAAAGAGCTCCAGCTCATTTTTCAGGATCCGTATTCCTCGCTCAATCCCCGGATGACCGTCTTCGACATCATCAGCGAGCCGCTGCGGGCGAATGCCCGGCTGGGGCGCCGGGAGCTGGAGGAGCGCGTGGCCGCGATCGCCGCGAAAACCGGGCTCGATCCGCAATATTTGCGCCGGTACCCGCATGCCTTTTCCGGCGGCCAGCGGCAGCGGATCGGCATCGCCCGGGCGCTCGTCACCGAGCCGAAGCTGGTCGTTTGCGACGAGGCGGTATCCGCGCTGGACGTTTCGATTCAGGCGCAAATCATCAATCTGCTGAAGGATTTGCGGGAACAGTTGAACATGACCTATTTATTCATTTCGCACGACCTGTCCGTCGTGGAGCATTTGTCCGACCGGGTGGCCGTCATGTATTTGGGCCGGATCGTCGAGCTGGCGCCGAAAAACGAGCTGTTTGCGCGTCCGCTGCACCCGTATACGCAGTCGCTCCTGTCCGCGGTGCCCCTGCCGGATCCGGAGCTTGCGCGCGAGCGGCTGCTGCTTGAAGGCGAGGTGCCGAATCCGGCCGATCCGCCTTCCGGCTGCGCGTTTCACCCGCGCTGTCCGTTCCGGACCGAACGGTGCGAGCGGGAGGCGCCGCCGTTTCGGGAGATCATGCCGGAGCGTTTAGCGGCTTGTCATTATGCAGGGGAGCTTGCGCTTCCGGGCGCGATCGGAACGAAAAAGGAGGCGGCGGAATGA
- a CDS encoding ABC transporter substrate-binding protein has protein sequence MRFKSAYGCMVMVLVIALLAACTGGNETATNGSGTQAPATETAASQTPTSSSGQASGSGDYKEAPMLAELVKAGTLANVAERLPAKEDIMVEPVVEKIGQYGGEWNFPWNGPDDKWSIGLPTEEALFRFNKEGTGVEPNVAKGYDVNADSTEYLIYLRKGMKWSDGVPFTADDVIFYWEHMLLPETFGKALYDCYYSVDPVTGEKARADVTKVDDYTVKVTFKHPNVMFLERLAIDNKWFFAPAHYYKTILPEFIGEQAALAKAKEYGFEDLKNFGVWTGYYYWLYSQRPTLRAWVAKNDMNSDRFIMERNPYYFKTDAEGNQLPYIDRIVLTKMQDKSHKLLETMAGNVEITTFDFTDFTVLKENEQKGGYRVIPWTTPNWSSTGVQLNQTTEDPKLRELFQDIRFREALSVAVDRTEVSEIITNGLGEPRQASVPEGLPNYQEGWAQQWVEYDTARAARLLDEIGLKWDSANKYRTFADGSALTLTIYQEDTADNEKFIELIRKYYEAIGLRTDVKIVDQGSYFDLKYANKIPVAVKTVSIVNVAFRPDELVPLRVITPWFGHYGLYTSSQGKEGVKPEGDIAKILEHWDKVKAAKTKEEVQKWTDEIVKLHQKNQWVIGYTGPTPVLVVAKNNLRNVPTLVSSDEFRGLGHAHPAQFFLES, from the coding sequence TTGCGGTTCAAGTCGGCTTACGGATGTATGGTCATGGTGCTCGTCATCGCTTTGCTTGCGGCGTGCACGGGGGGCAACGAAACGGCAACGAACGGTAGCGGGACGCAGGCGCCGGCAACGGAAACGGCGGCGTCCCAGACGCCGACTTCGAGCAGCGGACAAGCGTCCGGCTCCGGAGACTACAAGGAAGCGCCGATGCTGGCGGAGCTGGTGAAAGCGGGGACGCTGGCGAACGTCGCCGAGCGGCTGCCGGCCAAGGAAGACATTATGGTGGAGCCGGTCGTCGAAAAAATCGGACAGTACGGCGGCGAATGGAATTTCCCCTGGAACGGACCGGACGACAAATGGTCGATCGGCCTGCCGACGGAAGAGGCCCTGTTCCGCTTCAACAAGGAGGGGACCGGCGTCGAGCCGAACGTCGCCAAAGGCTACGATGTCAACGCGGACTCGACGGAGTATCTCATCTACCTGCGCAAAGGGATGAAATGGTCGGACGGCGTGCCGTTCACGGCCGACGACGTGATCTTTTACTGGGAGCATATGCTCCTTCCCGAAACGTTCGGCAAAGCGCTTTACGACTGCTATTATTCCGTCGACCCCGTCACCGGGGAAAAAGCGCGCGCGGACGTAACCAAGGTGGACGATTACACGGTCAAGGTTACGTTCAAGCACCCGAACGTCATGTTCCTGGAGCGGCTGGCCATCGACAACAAATGGTTTTTCGCGCCGGCCCACTATTACAAAACGATTTTGCCGGAATTTATCGGCGAGCAGGCGGCGCTTGCGAAGGCGAAGGAATACGGCTTCGAGGACCTGAAAAACTTCGGCGTATGGACGGGCTATTACTACTGGCTGTACTCGCAGCGCCCGACGCTGCGCGCCTGGGTCGCCAAAAACGACATGAACAGCGACCGCTTCATCATGGAGCGCAATCCTTATTATTTCAAGACGGACGCCGAAGGCAACCAGCTGCCGTACATCGATCGCATCGTGTTGACGAAAATGCAGGACAAGAGCCATAAACTGCTCGAAACGATGGCCGGAAACGTCGAAATCACGACGTTCGATTTTACCGACTTCACGGTGCTGAAAGAAAACGAGCAAAAAGGCGGCTACCGCGTCATTCCGTGGACAACGCCGAATTGGTCCAGCACGGGCGTGCAGCTGAACCAGACGACGGAGGATCCGAAGCTGCGCGAGCTGTTCCAGGACATCCGGTTCCGCGAAGCGCTGTCGGTCGCGGTCGACCGCACGGAAGTGTCGGAGATCATCACGAACGGACTCGGCGAGCCGAGACAGGCTTCGGTGCCGGAAGGCCTGCCGAATTATCAGGAAGGCTGGGCGCAGCAGTGGGTGGAGTACGACACGGCGCGCGCCGCCCGGCTTCTAGACGAAATCGGCCTGAAGTGGGATTCCGCCAACAAGTATCGGACGTTTGCGGACGGTTCCGCGCTTACGCTGACGATTTATCAGGAAGATACGGCTGACAACGAGAAATTTATCGAGTTGATCCGCAAGTATTACGAGGCGATCGGCCTGAGAACGGACGTGAAAATCGTCGATCAGGGCTCGTATTTCGACCTGAAGTACGCCAACAAAATCCCGGTGGCCGTCAAAACGGTAAGCATCGTCAACGTGGCGTTCCGTCCGGACGAGCTCGTGCCGCTGCGCGTCATCACGCCGTGGTTCGGACACTACGGGCTGTACACCTCCTCGCAAGGGAAGGAAGGCGTCAAGCCGGAAGGCGATATCGCCAAGATTCTCGAGCATTGGGACAAGGTAAAGGCCGCGAAGACGAAAGAAGAAGTGCAAAAGTGGACCGACGAAATCGTCAAGCTGCATCAGAAAAACCAATGGGTCATCGGCTACACGGGACCGACGCCGGTGCTCGTCGTGGCGAAAAACAATTTGCGGAACGTGCCGACGCTCGTCAGCTCGGACGAATTCCGCGGACTCGGACACGCGCATCCGGCTCAGTTCTTCCTGGAGTCGTAA
- a CDS encoding ABC transporter substrate-binding protein produces MRKILLALACCLLVLSAAACSGNGNGGESLKPSGSTNAANGETNATPKPSGAGSGKAPIGPPATDEEKTVVFSAYDYNEVYEEAKRKYEELHPNITIEVNYLRKGMNDLDGKLLEQFRMTTGAEMLAGQGPDLLDMTWLPTDQYAGKGLLLNLSEAIAGDPTFDADRYFTNILDNVNPDGNLYAIPLSFMLNGLIGDRQAIEKAGVAFDDQSWNWAQFSETGSRLAEAGEYEYGYVYKAPENLVYDLVSSNYPALVDEANRQANFEGELFVGLLDQIRDMETNKALTLDARNFEKSYFIDMTLSSVEDYFRVLNESIYQKNPKFYANPKADGMAPGGFFSTAHNVAINANSSVKAEAWDFLKFLMNEKKQAYGFPINKSAYEERIDELVAAGELADAETGKTFPVTEADRAALDELLARAVHSKADIPPQIESTLFSELPAFFSGQKSAEAVAKLIQNKVTTYLNE; encoded by the coding sequence ATGAGAAAGATATTGCTTGCTTTAGCCTGCTGCCTGCTTGTCCTGAGCGCCGCCGCGTGCAGCGGGAACGGAAACGGGGGAGAAAGCCTGAAGCCGTCCGGTTCGACCAATGCGGCGAACGGGGAAACGAATGCGACGCCGAAACCGTCCGGCGCCGGATCCGGAAAAGCACCCATTGGACCGCCTGCGACGGACGAAGAGAAAACGGTCGTTTTTTCCGCTTACGACTACAACGAAGTATACGAGGAAGCAAAGCGGAAGTATGAGGAGCTGCATCCGAACATTACGATCGAAGTGAACTATTTGCGCAAAGGGATGAACGACCTCGACGGCAAGCTGCTGGAGCAGTTCCGCATGACGACGGGGGCCGAGATGCTGGCGGGCCAAGGCCCGGACCTGCTGGACATGACTTGGCTGCCGACAGATCAGTATGCGGGCAAAGGTCTGCTGCTGAACTTGAGCGAAGCGATCGCGGGCGATCCGACGTTCGACGCCGACCGGTATTTTACAAACATTCTCGACAATGTGAATCCGGACGGCAATCTGTACGCGATTCCTCTGTCGTTCATGCTGAACGGACTGATCGGCGACCGGCAGGCGATCGAGAAAGCCGGGGTCGCGTTCGACGACCAAAGCTGGAACTGGGCGCAATTCAGCGAGACGGGAAGCCGATTGGCGGAGGCCGGGGAGTACGAATACGGCTATGTCTACAAGGCGCCGGAAAACCTGGTCTACGATCTGGTCAGCAGCAACTATCCGGCGCTGGTGGACGAAGCGAACCGGCAGGCGAATTTCGAAGGCGAGCTGTTTGTCGGGCTGCTCGACCAGATCCGCGACATGGAAACGAATAAGGCGCTGACGCTGGATGCGCGAAATTTCGAAAAATCGTACTTCATCGATATGACCCTTTCTTCGGTCGAAGATTATTTCCGCGTCTTGAACGAATCCATCTACCAAAAGAATCCGAAGTTTTACGCGAACCCGAAAGCGGACGGCATGGCGCCGGGAGGATTTTTCTCCACTGCTCACAACGTGGCGATCAACGCGAACTCGTCCGTCAAGGCGGAAGCTTGGGACTTCCTGAAATTCCTGATGAACGAAAAAAAACAGGCCTACGGGTTTCCGATCAACAAGTCGGCCTACGAGGAACGGATCGACGAGCTGGTGGCGGCGGGGGAACTGGCTGACGCGGAGACCGGCAAAACGTTTCCCGTGACGGAGGCCGACCGCGCGGCTCTGGACGAGCTGCTGGCCCGGGCGGTGCATTCGAAAGCCGACATTCCGCCCCAAATCGAATCGACGCTGTTTAGCGAACTCCCCGCCTTTTTCAGCGGGCAGAAGTCGGCAGAAGCCGTGGCGAAGCTCATTCAGAACAAAGTGACGACTTATCTCAATGAATAA
- a CDS encoding LacI family DNA-binding transcriptional regulator, whose product MPNMNDVAKVAGVSKSTVSNVFSGKRAISEAVRERVLNSARELNYRPNYFARSMVTKETRIIGLVMDGRKVKFNQYNLSFFNGVLKECNRQGYRLLIDTLPDEFRNQVTQMTSDPADGEIILDPSTSDKRIEERAASGRIMTIIGKPPKKFESNLSYVNNDNVMAAEAATAHLLELGHRNILLINAVKQHTVSQDRRAGYEAAFQKRGLAPDERFSVFRDEAVSSIEYGYETAVKFLRRFARITAVIADTDQIALGVYRALSELGLAVPRDVSVIAFNNDTVYPNEFNPPLTCIELNGETLGQEAAKLLIEQLKAKEKLVKQVIIQSKLVERASCGPVRSIFPSDS is encoded by the coding sequence ATGCCTAATATGAACGATGTGGCAAAGGTGGCAGGCGTTTCTAAAAGCACGGTGTCGAACGTGTTCAGCGGCAAGCGAGCGATCAGCGAAGCCGTGCGAGAGCGCGTGCTGAATTCGGCCAGGGAGCTCAATTACCGGCCGAACTATTTCGCAAGAAGCATGGTCACGAAGGAAACGCGGATCATCGGGCTGGTGATGGACGGCCGGAAGGTGAAATTCAACCAGTACAATCTCTCGTTTTTTAACGGCGTATTGAAAGAGTGCAATCGGCAGGGCTATCGACTGCTGATCGACACGCTGCCCGACGAGTTCCGAAACCAGGTGACGCAGATGACCTCCGACCCGGCGGACGGGGAGATCATTCTCGACCCGTCGACGTCGGACAAGCGCATTGAAGAGCGCGCGGCAAGCGGGCGGATCATGACGATCATCGGCAAGCCGCCGAAAAAATTCGAATCGAACCTGTCCTATGTGAACAACGACAACGTCATGGCGGCAGAAGCGGCGACGGCCCATTTGCTCGAACTGGGACACCGCAATATTTTGCTCATCAATGCGGTCAAGCAGCACACTGTCAGCCAGGACCGCAGGGCCGGCTACGAGGCGGCTTTTCAGAAGCGCGGGCTTGCGCCGGACGAACGATTTTCCGTCTTTCGGGACGAAGCGGTCAGCTCGATCGAGTACGGTTACGAAACGGCTGTAAAATTCCTGCGGCGCTTTGCCCGGATTACGGCCGTCATCGCCGATACGGACCAGATCGCGTTGGGCGTGTACCGCGCATTGTCCGAACTGGGGTTGGCGGTCCCCCGCGACGTGTCGGTTATCGCCTTCAACAACGATACCGTCTATCCGAACGAGTTCAATCCGCCCCTGACGTGCATCGAATTGAACGGCGAGACGCTCGGGCAGGAGGCGGCCAAGCTGCTGATCGAACAGCTGAAGGCCAAGGAAAAGCTCGTCAAGCAAGTGATCATCCAAAGCAAGCTCGTAGAGCGGGCCTCCTGCGGTCCGGTTCGGTCGATTTTCCCGTCGGATTCATGA
- a CDS encoding TetR/AcrR family transcriptional regulator, protein MQTLKEEIDNRILSAALNEFERFGYAKSSMRRIAAEAGVTAGNIYRYYKGKEDLFQALIRPIYLQFMNLLLAIKAEVEANLSELIGVPEQMELVNSTLNRLITFLEESSKEAKILLTLSQGSAFEHAKQELTEIINQIFENVMFYKQGDIGPKEKTAVAILAATLTEGVCLTLQIVKEREQIRYAILELAAVFGAGLREKNKT, encoded by the coding sequence ATGCAAACGTTAAAAGAAGAGATCGACAACAGGATTTTGTCCGCGGCATTGAACGAATTCGAACGGTTCGGTTACGCCAAGTCCTCCATGCGGCGAATTGCGGCGGAGGCAGGCGTGACAGCGGGCAATATATATCGCTATTACAAGGGGAAAGAGGATTTATTTCAAGCGCTCATTCGGCCTATATATCTTCAATTCATGAATTTGCTCCTGGCGATCAAAGCCGAAGTCGAGGCAAATCTTTCCGAACTTATAGGGGTTCCCGAGCAAATGGAGCTCGTAAACTCCACCTTGAACCGCCTGATCACTTTTCTGGAGGAATCAAGCAAGGAGGCCAAAATTCTTCTTACGCTAAGCCAAGGCTCCGCCTTCGAGCACGCCAAGCAAGAGTTGACCGAAATTATCAACCAAATTTTCGAAAATGTCATGTTTTACAAGCAAGGGGACATCGGCCCCAAAGAAAAAACGGCCGTTGCCATATTAGCCGCAACTTTGACGGAGGGGGTTTGCCTAACGCTGCAGATTGTAAAGGAAAGAGAGCAGATTCGATACGCCATACTGGAATTGGCGGCCGTATTCGGCGCCGGATTAAGGGAAAAAAACAAAACGTAG